From Hylaeus volcanicus isolate JK05 chromosome 2, UHH_iyHylVolc1.0_haploid, whole genome shotgun sequence, the proteins below share one genomic window:
- the LOC128872950 gene encoding protein lingerer isoform X5 produces the protein MSSSNKSVSSGGKGTNKNKSSQQHGKSDHQTKSSDSTKHEKAQPNTVQTRHAQIIDTRMGSGEDPILKERIKQVMDMTRRSEDEVVMALHDSDGDLDRAVNDLLEGVKTEWEVKKKKPRQPSGSKQNMDTSAGQDEGGDWDERRNQRGGGPPRMRGRANHDNRGWRGRENKENERNMEDGVRDGSYSGNRRGRGGPGRPGRGGRGGGRGLGPRTFANRNDPSSTSSPHNFNRSIDTWTGNDEQQQTVQEPKMDAWNNLDSTEDWDNEEYTGSLADTKVFTPSTSVAEVPSSIEETKTQDLQSVQSNQNVNLSLLQQEELPKLSEIPSIQQQTLIQQSQQQQPVLNLPTMQLLQQPNAISGGVLTAAQTQYFTQLTQQTSENLKAAGQTTFSSSISSQPQRQTKQRPRVPPPSKIPSSAVEMPGDAVNSGIGFLDVQFGALEFGSDSSSLDGSANEKFNSASSTIPGVDVSSATNAVNTANTNKSLDIETTQTSTTPFSTTSQILSNSDNLPVSSEHSINAQSFTARGSSTGQTLDITKQDFTSQVSPGNAPTYGTATTYQSQKSSFQPPAATPSTYNAYSTNAESAQSSFQTASGTSANSYSATPTVSQASYNSSSSFPQSNTSTFNQASPSAPVSATSGYNQPTTTNQVYQSTSGYVPATTSQYQAQVVVTNTVSNSSTGYQTSGYQGSSSFQSTPQAYQPSVTTFTSPITQTSGAYQSAAQSVYASAYGTYGSQPQTASHNHKLNSNTTKDSQYDSNTTTSNSSLATTTAPTLGLSSASVNSSQTKVTNSNAVPKSTSSGVVTGNSGTGNITGGGAAGSMTPMLSHQYIMGQGVPYAFQQPMYSFEDMQLMQQRIPHMTTGPATSLGGGRGDALSGVQGVQGVQGVQGAYTSINDARFTRNDSNASPVPSTMSQQTATQHQQPMINPTLPPTYAYFAYGGGIMPGSFQYGTPAAIYPQIATAGNAGTNSGAYSAKPGSYGSGYGAGASYDAMASAGPSADYKGAGSSYNSTQTGKTGTSTGNTNTGGSSATDISATMYAKSHVALSKVNSYDKQTFHSATPPPFNLTGSQNAGLPSAYGTPHLFIPTMAHQLHQPLHQDGGSSTGQRSNTSSQNKAQAKPGYSPNYWTGSN, from the exons ATGAGTTCAAGCAACAAATCGGTGTCCTCCGGCGGGAAGGGCACCAACAAAAACAAATCTTCACAACAACATGGAAAGTCAGATCATCAAACTAAATCATCGGATTCGACAAAACATGAAAAGGCACAG CCAAACACTGTTCAGACGCGGCATGCACAAATCATTGACACGAGAATGGGCAGTGGGGAAGATCCTATTTTGAAGGAACGTATCAAGCAGGTCATGGATATGACTAGACGCTCAGAGGACGAAGTTGTCATGGCTTTACATGATAGCGACGGAGACCTCGACCGCGCTGTCAATGATTTGTTGGAAGGCGTGAAAACAGAATGggaagtaaaaaagaaaaagcctCGCCAACCTAGTGGTTCCAAACAAAACATGGATACTTCTGCGGGTCAGGACGAAGGTGGCGACTGGGATGAAAGGCGTAATCAACGAGGTGGTGGTCCTCCGCGTATGCGAGGACGTGCTAATCATGATAATCGTGGAT gGCGCGGTCGGGAAAATaaagagaatgaaagaaatatggAGGATGGTGTTCGCGATGGCAGCTACAGTGGTAATAGAAGAGGGAGAGGCGGTCCTGGTAGACCTGGTCGAGGAGGACGCGGTGGAGGAAGAGGACTTGGTCCGCGAACATTTGCCAATCGTAATGATCCATCATCAACATCGTCGCCtcataattttaatcgttCGATTGATACATGGACAGGTAACGATGAACAACAACAAACTGTCCAGGAACCAAAGATGG ATGCATGGAATAATTTGGATTCTACAGAAGACTGGGACAACGAAGAATATACAGGTTCATTGGCAgatacaaaagtttttacaccAAGTACTTCTGTAGCGGAAGTTCCATCCTCcatagaagaaacaaaaactcAAGATCTGCAGTCGGTGCAATCTAATCAGAATGTAAATTTGTCGTTACTGCAACAAGAA gAACTACCAAAATTATCGGAAATACCTTCGATTCAGCAACAGACTTTAATTCAGCAGTCCCAGCAACAACAACCTGTGCTGAACTTACCAACGATGCAACTATTGCAGCAACCAAATGCTATCAGCGGCGGAGTATTAACAGCTGCACAGACTCAGTATTTTACACAACTTACCCAGCAAACGagtgaaaatttaaaagctGCTGGACAAACAACATTCTCATCGTCGATATCCAGTCAG CCTCAAAGACAGACAAAACAACGCCCACGAGTGCCACCGCCATCAAAAATCCCATCTAGCGCCGTTGAAATGCCAGGAGATGCTGTGAATAGCGGCATTGGATTTCTCGATGTTCAATTTGGCGCTTTAGAGTTTGGTAGCGATTCAAGTTCTCTTGATGGTTctgcgaatgaaaaattcaattcagcGAGTAGTACAATTCCTGGTGTAGATGTGTCTTCTGCCACGAATGCCGTAAACACTGCCAATACAAATAAGTCTCTAGACATTGAAACAACACAAACATCAACAACACCTTTCAGTACTACTTCTCAAATT tTATCAAATAGTGATAATTTACCAGTGTCGAGTGAACATTCAATAAACGCTCAAAGTTTTACTGCTCGCGGTAGTAGTACTGGTCAAACTTTAGACATAACAAAACAAGATTTTACCTCGCAAGTCTCACCAGGAAATGCACCAACATATGGTACAGCAACAACTTACCAGTCCCAAAAGTCATCATTTCAACCACCTGCTGCAACGCCAAGCACTTATAATGCATATTCTACAAATGCTGAATCGGCTCAATCGTCCTTCCAAACAGCGTCAGGCACTAGTGCCAATAGCTATTCCGCGACGCCAACTGTTTCACAAGCAAGTTATAATTCTTCGTCGTCATTTCCTCAATCCAATACGTCAACTTTCAATCAAGCTTCTCCATCGGCGCCTGTGTCTGCAACTTCAGGTTATAATCAACCAACAACTACTAATCAG GTTTACCAATCTACGAGCGGATACGTACCTGCTACAACATCGCAGTATCAAGCACAGGTTGTAGTTACGAATACTGTATCAAACAGTAGTACAGGGTATCAAACAAGTGGTTATCAGGGATCTTCTTCATTCCAATCGACACCACAAGCTTACCAACCCTCTGTTACTACATTTACTTCACCTATTACACAAACTTCTGGAGCTTATCAAAGCGCTGCACAGTCT GTATATGCTAGTGCATATGGCACATATGGTAGTCAGCCACAAACGGCGTCTCATAATCATAAATTGAACAGTAACACAACAAAAGATTCTCAATACGATAGTAACACGACGACATCCAATAGTTCTCTTGCAACTACCACGGCACCTACATTAGGCCTTAGCTCTGCCTCCGTAAATAGTTCACAAACTAAAGTAACTAATTCCAATG CGGTACCGAAAAGTACATCGAGTGGTGTAGTAACTGGTAATAGTGGAACTGGAAATATCACAGGTGGTGGTGCAGCTGGCAGTATGACACCGATGCTAAGTCATCAATATATTATGGGCCAAGGTGTACCTTATGCGTTCCAGCAACCAATGTATAGTTTTGAAGATATGCAGCTTATGCAACAAAGAATACCACACATG ACAACCGGCCCTGCTACCAGTCTCGGTGGAGGACGAGGAGATGCACTTTCCGGTGTACAAGGTGTCCAAGGAGTACAAGGTGTACAGGGAGCCTATACCAGTATTAATGACGCCAGGTTCACCAGAAACGACAGCAATGCATCTCCAGTTCCATCTACTATGTCGCAACAG ACTGCTACTCAGCATCAGCAACCAATGATAAATCCTACGCTTCCTCCGACTTACGCATACTTTGCATACGGCGGTGGAATAATGCCAGGTAGTTTTCAATACGGAACTCCTGCTGCCATTTATCCT cAGATAGCTACTGCTGGTAATGCGGGCACGAACAGCGGAGCATATAGTGCTAAACCTGGAAGTTACGGATCTGGATATGGTGCTGGCGCAAGCTACGATGCTATGGCATCTGCTGGTCCCTCTGCTGACTACAAAGGTGCAGGAAGCAGTTATAACAGTACACAAACTGGCAAAACAGGAACATCTACTGGAAATACTAATACTGGTGGATCATCTGCAACTGATATAAGCGCGACTATGTATGCAAAAAGTCATGTAGCGCTTAGTAAAGTAAAT TCCTATGATAAACAAACTTTTCACTCAGCAACTCCTCCGCCATTTAATCTTACTGGCAGTCAAAACGCTGGTTTGCCTAGTGCATATGGAACACCACATTTGTTTATCCCAACTATGGCTCATCAATTGCATCAGCCACTTCATCAAGATGGTGGTAGCAGCACAGGCCAAAGGTCCAATACAAGTTCCCAAAACAAAGCCCAAGCAAAACCAGGATATAGTCCTAATTACTGGACTGgaagcaattaa
- the LOC128872950 gene encoding protein lingerer isoform X2, translating into MSSSNKSVSSGGKGTNKNKSSQQHGKSDHQTKSSDSTKHEKAQPNTVQTRHAQIIDTRMGSGEDPILKERIKQVMDMTRRSEDEVVMALHDSDGDLDRAVNDLLEGVKTEWEVKKKKPRQPSGSKQNMDTSAGQDEGGDWDERRNQRGGGPPRMRGRANHDNRGWRGRENKENERNMEDGVRDGSYSGNRRGRGGPGRPGRGGRGGGRGLGPRTFANRNDPSSTSSPHNFNRSIDTWTGNDEQQQTVQEPKMDAWNNLDSTEDWDNEEYTGSLADTKVFTPSTSVAEVPSSIEETKTQDLQSVQSNQNVNLSLLQQEELPKLSEIPSIQQQTLIQQSQQQQPVLNLPTMQLLQQPNAISGGVLTAAQTQYFTQLTQQTSENLKAAGQTTFSSSISSQPQRQTKQRPRVPPPSKIPSSAVEMPGDAVNSGIGFLDVQFGALEFGSDSSSLDGSANEKFNSASSTIPGVDVSSATNAVNTANTNKSLDIETTQTSTTPFSTTSQILSNSDNLPVSSEHSINAQSFTARGSSTGQTLDITKQDFTSQVSPGNAPTYGTATTYQSQKSSFQPPAATPSTYNAYSTNAESAQSSFQTASGTSANSYSATPTVSQASYNSSSSFPQSNTSTFNQASPSAPVSATSGYNQPTTTNQVYQSTSGYVPATTSQYQAQVVVTNTVSNSSTGYQTSGYQGSSSFQSTPQAYQPSVTTFTSPITQTSGAYQSAAQSVYASAYGTYGSQPQTASHNHKLNSNTTKDSQYDSNTTTSNSSLATTTAPTLGLSSASVNSSQTKVTNSNAVPKSTSSGVVTGNSGTGNITGGGAAGSMTPMLSHQYIMGQGVPYAFQQPMYSFEDMQLMQQRIPHMPTTGYYDAPLGYQTTGPATSLGGGRGDALSGVQGVQGVQGVQGAYTSINDARFTRNDSNASPVPSTMSQQTATQHQQPMINPTLPPTYAYFAYGGGIMPGSFQYGTPAAIYPIATAGNAGTNSGAYSAKPGSYGSGYGAGASYDAMASAGPSADYKGAGSSYNSTQTGKTGTSTGNTNTGGSSATDISATMYAKSHVALSKVNSYDKQTFHSATPPPFNLTGSQNAGLPSAYGTPHLFIPTMAHQLHQPLHQDGGSSTGQRSNTSSQNKAQAKPGYSPNYWTGSN; encoded by the exons ATGAGTTCAAGCAACAAATCGGTGTCCTCCGGCGGGAAGGGCACCAACAAAAACAAATCTTCACAACAACATGGAAAGTCAGATCATCAAACTAAATCATCGGATTCGACAAAACATGAAAAGGCACAG CCAAACACTGTTCAGACGCGGCATGCACAAATCATTGACACGAGAATGGGCAGTGGGGAAGATCCTATTTTGAAGGAACGTATCAAGCAGGTCATGGATATGACTAGACGCTCAGAGGACGAAGTTGTCATGGCTTTACATGATAGCGACGGAGACCTCGACCGCGCTGTCAATGATTTGTTGGAAGGCGTGAAAACAGAATGggaagtaaaaaagaaaaagcctCGCCAACCTAGTGGTTCCAAACAAAACATGGATACTTCTGCGGGTCAGGACGAAGGTGGCGACTGGGATGAAAGGCGTAATCAACGAGGTGGTGGTCCTCCGCGTATGCGAGGACGTGCTAATCATGATAATCGTGGAT gGCGCGGTCGGGAAAATaaagagaatgaaagaaatatggAGGATGGTGTTCGCGATGGCAGCTACAGTGGTAATAGAAGAGGGAGAGGCGGTCCTGGTAGACCTGGTCGAGGAGGACGCGGTGGAGGAAGAGGACTTGGTCCGCGAACATTTGCCAATCGTAATGATCCATCATCAACATCGTCGCCtcataattttaatcgttCGATTGATACATGGACAGGTAACGATGAACAACAACAAACTGTCCAGGAACCAAAGATGG ATGCATGGAATAATTTGGATTCTACAGAAGACTGGGACAACGAAGAATATACAGGTTCATTGGCAgatacaaaagtttttacaccAAGTACTTCTGTAGCGGAAGTTCCATCCTCcatagaagaaacaaaaactcAAGATCTGCAGTCGGTGCAATCTAATCAGAATGTAAATTTGTCGTTACTGCAACAAGAA gAACTACCAAAATTATCGGAAATACCTTCGATTCAGCAACAGACTTTAATTCAGCAGTCCCAGCAACAACAACCTGTGCTGAACTTACCAACGATGCAACTATTGCAGCAACCAAATGCTATCAGCGGCGGAGTATTAACAGCTGCACAGACTCAGTATTTTACACAACTTACCCAGCAAACGagtgaaaatttaaaagctGCTGGACAAACAACATTCTCATCGTCGATATCCAGTCAG CCTCAAAGACAGACAAAACAACGCCCACGAGTGCCACCGCCATCAAAAATCCCATCTAGCGCCGTTGAAATGCCAGGAGATGCTGTGAATAGCGGCATTGGATTTCTCGATGTTCAATTTGGCGCTTTAGAGTTTGGTAGCGATTCAAGTTCTCTTGATGGTTctgcgaatgaaaaattcaattcagcGAGTAGTACAATTCCTGGTGTAGATGTGTCTTCTGCCACGAATGCCGTAAACACTGCCAATACAAATAAGTCTCTAGACATTGAAACAACACAAACATCAACAACACCTTTCAGTACTACTTCTCAAATT tTATCAAATAGTGATAATTTACCAGTGTCGAGTGAACATTCAATAAACGCTCAAAGTTTTACTGCTCGCGGTAGTAGTACTGGTCAAACTTTAGACATAACAAAACAAGATTTTACCTCGCAAGTCTCACCAGGAAATGCACCAACATATGGTACAGCAACAACTTACCAGTCCCAAAAGTCATCATTTCAACCACCTGCTGCAACGCCAAGCACTTATAATGCATATTCTACAAATGCTGAATCGGCTCAATCGTCCTTCCAAACAGCGTCAGGCACTAGTGCCAATAGCTATTCCGCGACGCCAACTGTTTCACAAGCAAGTTATAATTCTTCGTCGTCATTTCCTCAATCCAATACGTCAACTTTCAATCAAGCTTCTCCATCGGCGCCTGTGTCTGCAACTTCAGGTTATAATCAACCAACAACTACTAATCAG GTTTACCAATCTACGAGCGGATACGTACCTGCTACAACATCGCAGTATCAAGCACAGGTTGTAGTTACGAATACTGTATCAAACAGTAGTACAGGGTATCAAACAAGTGGTTATCAGGGATCTTCTTCATTCCAATCGACACCACAAGCTTACCAACCCTCTGTTACTACATTTACTTCACCTATTACACAAACTTCTGGAGCTTATCAAAGCGCTGCACAGTCT GTATATGCTAGTGCATATGGCACATATGGTAGTCAGCCACAAACGGCGTCTCATAATCATAAATTGAACAGTAACACAACAAAAGATTCTCAATACGATAGTAACACGACGACATCCAATAGTTCTCTTGCAACTACCACGGCACCTACATTAGGCCTTAGCTCTGCCTCCGTAAATAGTTCACAAACTAAAGTAACTAATTCCAATG CGGTACCGAAAAGTACATCGAGTGGTGTAGTAACTGGTAATAGTGGAACTGGAAATATCACAGGTGGTGGTGCAGCTGGCAGTATGACACCGATGCTAAGTCATCAATATATTATGGGCCAAGGTGTACCTTATGCGTTCCAGCAACCAATGTATAGTTTTGAAGATATGCAGCTTATGCAACAAAGAATACCACACATG CCAACTACTGGTTACTATGACGCGCCCTTGGGCTATCAGACAACCGGCCCTGCTACCAGTCTCGGTGGAGGACGAGGAGATGCACTTTCCGGTGTACAAGGTGTCCAAGGAGTACAAGGTGTACAGGGAGCCTATACCAGTATTAATGACGCCAGGTTCACCAGAAACGACAGCAATGCATCTCCAGTTCCATCTACTATGTCGCAACAG ACTGCTACTCAGCATCAGCAACCAATGATAAATCCTACGCTTCCTCCGACTTACGCATACTTTGCATACGGCGGTGGAATAATGCCAGGTAGTTTTCAATACGGAACTCCTGCTGCCATTTATCCT ATAGCTACTGCTGGTAATGCGGGCACGAACAGCGGAGCATATAGTGCTAAACCTGGAAGTTACGGATCTGGATATGGTGCTGGCGCAAGCTACGATGCTATGGCATCTGCTGGTCCCTCTGCTGACTACAAAGGTGCAGGAAGCAGTTATAACAGTACACAAACTGGCAAAACAGGAACATCTACTGGAAATACTAATACTGGTGGATCATCTGCAACTGATATAAGCGCGACTATGTATGCAAAAAGTCATGTAGCGCTTAGTAAAGTAAAT TCCTATGATAAACAAACTTTTCACTCAGCAACTCCTCCGCCATTTAATCTTACTGGCAGTCAAAACGCTGGTTTGCCTAGTGCATATGGAACACCACATTTGTTTATCCCAACTATGGCTCATCAATTGCATCAGCCACTTCATCAAGATGGTGGTAGCAGCACAGGCCAAAGGTCCAATACAAGTTCCCAAAACAAAGCCCAAGCAAAACCAGGATATAGTCCTAATTACTGGACTGgaagcaattaa